DNA from Leptospira harrisiae:
TGTTAATCATTGGGTCGCTGGTTCGAGCCCAGCAGGGGGAGCAGGTCTGCTTTTTTGCGTTTTGATTTCCTTCAATCCACAAAACCTTCTTCCAAAAATCACCAATCTTTTAGATATTTCCCTTAAAATTTCACGAATTTTCTCCTTAGCAATCTGTTTTTTTCTACTTAGTTCGGGTTTTCCCTTATCTCTTTTCGGGTCACAAACAATAGAAGGTGACAAGTCAGATACAAAAGAGGCTTTTCACGAGTCAGAACAAATCATATTCATCACAGCATATGCAAAAGAAACGAAAGGAAATTTGTATTTTTACAGCCTAGAGGACGGGGAATGGAAGCCTGTTTTGGAAAATATTCCTGTGCGACTGGGTAAAAATGGAATCATCCAGGGAGAAGTGAAACGAGAAGGGGACGGACACACACCTTCAGGTATTTTTCCAGTGCAAAGAATTCTAGGCAAAGAAAAAAGGAAAATTCAAAGTTTAGAATATATTGAAATTTCGAAAAATTCTCATTGGACTGATGTTTCTACGTCCAAACATTACAACCAACTCATCAAACATAAAGAAAAAGGTGCAGTTTCTCTTTGGGATTCAGGAATTTATGAATTGTTTATAGTCATAGAACACAATACAAGCCCACCTATACCTGGTTATGGAAGTATGATCTTTTTACATCCATGGAATGAAGACAAACCAACCTCTGGATGTGTCGGAGTTCCTAAAGATATCTTAGACGTTTTGGTGTCTACATTGGATGGCCGTAAAAACCCATACATTATCCTACGATTGTTAGATTAACTTGACAGCGGTTAGGTTTGTAATTTTGTGATTAAATGCGTTCAAAAGTGTTATTTTTGTTTTTGTCATTTAGTTTCCTATCTTGTCAGGTAGATATAAGACAAATTCCTCCTATAAAACAGGATTCGGAACTTCTAATCTCAAAATATCCAAATCAACTTTTTATAGGTAAGTTCGATATCATCACTTATGACAGAATATTATTTGTGAATAGATGGAAATCTGTTTTTATTGATCACCTCAAATCTACTAGACTTTTTAGCAAGGTATCGGCTCCGAATGATACTACTAAAATTACTTCTGATGATTTTATTTTGGATGTAACGATTCATCCGAAATATTCGGATACTTACAATTATTGGTGGACTTGGCCTGCAATTTATCCCCTGGTCGGTTATTGGCCTATCCAGATTCGTGAAACAAATTATAAAGTCCAAATAGATTATAATTTATATAAAGGTACGCAAATTTATGCTTCCAATACTTTGGTGGAAGAAGCAGAACTCACTGTTGAAATTTATGGTTTTTATCGAACTGCAAATATTGAAAAGATGATAGAAACTAGTAATTTATTGGTTGTTGAAAAATGTTTTAAAGATATCGAATCAAAATTACAAAGTTCGAATCGATAATGTTTGAAAAAAAAATGGTCTCTCTTATTTAGAGAGACCACAAAAATGTTGTTTAGGATTTTAAATTAAAGTGAAAAGGATTTCGTAACAAAGTCTTTGTAATCAGGAGTTTTCATTTCCTTTTCCCAGCGACTCCAAGTGTAAGGCCACATTGCTGGATCACCATCTGGATCTAAATACCAACTTTGGCATCCACCGAGCCAAACGGTATTACCCATCCCTTTTTTGAGGTAAGCGGCAAATTGTTTCAAAGCATCTTCGGTGGTTTCAATTTCATCAAATTTCTTTTTTCTCCAATCTTGGATGATCTTCATCACATATTTTGTTTGGACTTCACTCATCGCAATTACCGAGAAGTTTCCAATAGGTGTATTCGGTCCGAGCATCAGGACAAAATTGGGAAAATGAGGAATGAACAAAGACCTGTAGGCTTGGACTTTCTTTTTCCAAACTGTTTCAATGGAAATACCATCTTTTCCTGTTAGGTTCATTGGCCTCATGAAATTAAATGGATGAAAACCTGTTGCTAGAATCAAAACATCAAGTTCATGGAGTTTTCCGTCTTTGGTCACAACTCCCTTTTCTGTGATTTTTTCAATCCCATCTGTCACCAAGTCTGCATTAGGTTTTTGGATGGCATCATAGAAAGTGGAGTTCACGATGACACGTTTGCAACCTACCCGATAATTCGGTGTTAGTTTGGCACGCAAAACTGGATCTTTAATAGAATTTTTTAAATTTCTTTTACAAAGAAAACTCATTAGCAAGTGAGGAATTTTTTTACCAATGACTGCTTTTGAAAATGTTTGTTCCACAGCAAAGGTATACCATTTGTGAAATCGTTTAAGAATGTTTCTGTCTTTTCTCCAACGTTCTTTATCCTTTTCTGTGTAATCGGTATCGGGAACACGAACAATCCACTGCGGTGTCCTTTGGAATACTGAAACTTTTTGACCCACTTTGATCATTTCTGGAATCACTTGGGCTGCAGTGGAACCAGTACCAATGATCCCAATTCTTTTTCCTTTTAAGTCAACCGAATGGTTCCATTCCGCAGTGTGAAAACATTTTCCTTGGAAGGAATCGAGTCCTGGTATGTTTGGGCGAGCCGGATGGTGTAAAATTCCTGTGGCAGAAATCAGAAAATCGGAAACGTAAGTTTTCCCCTGATTTGTTTTTGTTGTCCATTTCCCATTGCGATAGGATGCTTCTGAAACAGCTTCATTAAAATGAATTTTTGGGGTAACTTTGTACTTATCACTAACTCGTTTGAAGTAGGTTTGGATTTCATCCCCATGGGCAAAACGATGGCTCCACTCTGGATTTGGCTCAAAACTGTAAGTATACATATGAGCAGGAATGTCACAAGCAACACCAGGATAAGTATTTTCTCTCCAAGTTCCGCCTAGGTCATTTTTTTTCTCTAAAATGGTAACGTCAGTGATCCCTGCTTTTTCTAACTCGATTGCAAGTAGGATGCCGGTCATTCCTGCACCGATCACCACAACAGATGGATTTCTAAGATCTGATGTTGTCATATGGTTCCTCGTTGGTATTTTACGTTCTTGATTATGTTATGAGAACAAGGTTCTGTAATTCACAACTGAAAAGAAATGACATAGGATTATAGAACGTTTGCAATAAAAAAAACATAAATATGATAAAAAAGGTAAATGAGAATTTAAAATTAGAATCAGACTGATTCTAGAAAATTCCGAATGAACAAAGAGGAGGTTTGTTCAGAAATCTTTCGGCAAACATTTGTTAAACTTATTGATCAGATGGATTTTTGGATCAAACGGCAAAAACACAAAACTACCTGGAAGGATTTAATTTCAAAAAAGAAATAGAGCCGTTTGTTTTTAATTAAGTATTGACTTAATTAAGTAATAACTTAATTATTGTTGTTATGAATGCTTTTGCCGTGTTGGCAGATGAGACAAGAAGGGATATCGTGAGGCTTGTTGCCAAAAATGGGGAACTCACCGCTACCGAAATTAGCGATAATTTTCAAATGAGCCCACCTGCAATTTCCCAACATCTGAAACTACTAAAAGAAACGAACATCCTCCATATGAAAAAAGAGGCACAGAAACGTATTTATAGCCTAAACCAGGAAGGAATGAAGGAAATGGAAGATTGGATTTTGGAAATCAAGAACCTCTGGGTGAAACGTTTGGATAAATTGGATCGTTATGTAATGAAATTAAAAATGGAGAGATTAAATGATAAAAAATAATTTAGAAACAGTCGTTGAAGAAAACAAGGTTACGTATAAAAAATATTTCGATGTTTCAGTGGATCTTCTTTTTGAAGTTTGGTCGAAGCCTGAACATTTAATGGAATGGTGGGGTCCTGATGGATTTACATTAACAATCAAAAGTTTGGATTTTTCTAATGGTGGGATTTGGGAATTTATTATGCATGGGCCAGATGGACATGATTATCAAAACAAAATTCAATTTATCAACATTCATAAACCTAAATCCATTTTGTATAAACATATTGGAGATGGCGAAGGAGATGAAGATGTCAATTTCCAATCCAGAATTATTTTTGAAGCAGCTGGTGAAGGAACAAATCTCATTATGGAACAGATTTTTTCCAGCAAACAAGAGTTAGAAAGAGTCAATGAGAAATATGGAGCCATTGAAGGTGGAAAACAACATATAGGAAATCTAGCGAAATATTTGGAGAAAATAAAGTAGGGGACATTTCCATGAAAACCAATCTTTCAATTAAGTTGATTCTTAATCTCTGCACATTAATTTTAAGTGGATGCCACTCCCTAAAGGTCACCGATGATTCGATTTCTAAAGATTCGGTAGATCCTAACGTTTTTGTTATCAATCGAACCTTTAAAGCAAAGCCGAAATTGGTTTTTGAAGCTTGGGTAAATCCCAATCGATTTATGAGATGGTTGGGGCCTAAAGGTGCTTCCATGAATTTTATTAAGGCAGACGTAAAAGAAGGAGGAACTTCTTTATGGTCGATGACTACTGCCGATGGGAAAACAAAGTTTGGCACTCTACATTACAAAATCATCAATTCCAGTGATCTAATTGTATACATTCAAAATTTTTCGGACAAATCAGGAAATTTAATCAAAGCACCCTTTTCGCAGTCCTATCCTGATAAACTATTAACTACCGTTAGGTTTTATCCTGATGGATCCAATAGAACGAAAGTTGTGGTTCGTTGGGAAGTTTTTGGAATTGCTTCCGATGCAGAAAGGCAAACGTTTCAAAGTTTGAAACAAGTAATGCAGATTGGTTGGTCCGATTCCTTTGACAAACTAGATTCTATTTTATTAGAAGGGAAATAAATAGGTTTGCTTGAGCCTGTTCCAACACTGATTTGTCTTCAAGCGAGTGAGTATCCACAGCCAACGGAAAACTAATCGTTGTTTGATGAAGGTCACCATCGTGTTTTGATTTGGAATACAATCCCCACGACTAACGGTCAACCAGCAGATTTAGTTTTGGGTCAAAGTGATTTTACAAACAATGCATCAAATGACGATGGGCAGACCGGTGTTGTTGGAATTACCTCAACTGCCAGAACGTTCTATAATCCATATGGCGTCTTTACGATCGGTAGGTGATTTTGATAATCACCGCATACTCATTTTTAAGGGAAAATAAATACAGGCTTCAAAATCCTTTCATTCGAATACTTTCACTTTTGAAGCCTTACTTTGATTTCAAATACTATCTATTATGAAGCAATATACAGCTTCCCATAATTAGTATTATGTCGCATAATAGGCGACACCCGAATGAGTTTACTCGTACATCCTTTACAGTTGTGTCTCAATACATACTTTATATAGAGATGCATTAAAATCCTGGTTCAGACGGTAATGAGGAAGGCATTGGATTTCACCTTTGAAACATATTTTGACTATAAAATAAGGTTGGAAATTCTTTCATTGAGACAATTTTTTTTAAACCTTCTTCGATGGCGGATTGAATGCTTGTAGCAATTTTTTCTTTTGATTCTGTATCTTCTGCACTGAAAGGAATTGTCCTGGAGGTGATTTGTCCAGAGTGCCCCAAAATTCTTTGTTGTTCTCCCAACGGGTTTATTACCAAAAATTCCACAATTGAAGCAAAGGTTGCATGATGAAATTTTGTGGTTCCTTCTTCAAATTCTAATGACCGATCCACCTGTACCTTACTTAGTACAATCACCCCTGGTTCCAGAGGTTCGTCTGACTTTATGGGAGACAAAGAACTCACGGTAAAATAACGAGGGCTAGTGTTTGAGAGTGATTGGAGTGCAAACTGTCCAATTGAAATTTCATGCGATGGACCTACTTTTAATACTTTCGTTTCCAGTTCCTGTGCGTATTGGAGTCTTAGCGCTTTTTCAGATCTTTCTGATTGCGAAAAATCTGTACGTGAAGTTGCTACACAATGTACCAACAAACAGACTAAAGCTGAAGCCAGTCGGAATCGGTATTTCATAAGTTTTACCTGAAAATTAATGCCACCAAACAACGAGTTTATTGCAGATCGAGTGGTAAAAGTCCCAAAACTTTCGTAAAATTTCTAATTTTATGATTTAGAATGCTTTAAAAACATAATGACTTTCTTTTTGTTTCCTAAAGAATTCGGAAAACTGGGCTGGATTTTGAAAAGTCCTAGTTTGGAAATAATAACATTTAAAGGAAAATGGTATGAAAATTGCTTATATAATTGTTAGGGTTTTGCTTGGTGCATTATTCCTTTTTTCTTCCGTCGTAATTCTTTTTAATTTGGTTCAGCAACCAGAAACTACGGGAGATTTAAAGGTGTTTAATGACGGGATCAAAGCATCTGGTTATTTAATGACTCTCATTAAAGTGACAGAGTTAGTCTGTGCGATTGCCTTTTTGTCTGGCAGGTTTGTTCCATTGGCATCCATTGTCATTGCGCCCATTGTTGTGAACATTTTGCTTGTTCACTTGATGATTGCTCCAGATGGAATTCCAGTTGGGATTTTTGTTGTCGTTGCCAATGCTTTTATCGCTTACGTAAATCGAAATGCATACAAACCATTGTTTGTTGCTGTATACAAGTAAATTTATATTTCTATGACTTTTTCCCAGATAAACAGGATAATGAACATTCTGTTGTCTGGGTTTCCTAAAATCCTGGTTATTATTTTTTGTTTTTACAAAGTTACTCTATCGATTCAAAAAACTGAACTTCACCAGATGAAGTATCGTAAAATCCTGAGACTATTTTAATTTCTTTTGAGTTCACTTTTCCCATTAAAAATGGACTTTTAATTAAGATCTCTTGAATGGAATTTTTTACATTTGCTTTTACTACATGATTGAAAATATGTTCATTTTCCTTTTGAATGGGATGGATTATTTTTTCTGATTCATCGATTGCTTTTTGAATTTTGTTCGTTATGCTCGCTATATTTCCTTCTCGAAGTGCATATAAAGCACTAGAAACTGCTCCGCAATTAGAATGACCGAGAACAACGATTAATTTAGTCCCGATTTTATCGCAGGATAACTCAAGACTTCCCAAAATTTCTTCGTTAACAATATTTCCTGCAATACGAATTGAAATGATATCACCTAGACCAGCATCAAAAATGATTTCGGGACTTGTTCTGGAATCAATGCAGGATAGAACCACCGCTATCGGATTTTGTCCAAAGGCGGTAGCATTTACCTGGTGTTTAAAATATTTTTCAGACCATTTCCCTTTGACAAACCTTTCGTTGCCTCTTTTTAGAAAATCTAAAATTTCATCAGGAGTTAGTTTTTGTTGTGCTTCTTTGTCCAGAATGTTTACAAACTGAACCTGATCACTGAGCTCGTAAGAATCCTTTAAGCCAATCAAATTGAGTTGTATCTTTTTTTCTATAGAAACAACAGTTTTAAATTCTTCCAAAACTTCCAATATATCATGGTCAATGAAATTACAATTTGAAGCATCTACAATTAATTTAGAATTTTCAGGTAATGCCCAAAGTGTATCTTTAATTGATGCCTTGTTCAAAAATGAAACTTGATTTGGAAGTTCTATTCTGATGGTTTCTCCAATATTCAGGGTTTCCGTTTCTACCGAAAATGGATTTTTGTAGTTATTTTTGAGGATAAAGATAAAACTGATAGAGAGTCCTATTAATACACCTGTTAGTAGGTCAGTGAAAATGATTGCAAATATTGTGGCAATAAATGGGAGGAATTGATAAATTCCTTTTTTGTAAATGGTTTTGTACAAACTTAAATTTGTCAGTTTAAAGCCAGTTACAATTAATATGACTGCCAATGAAGATAATGGAATTAAGTTTAGGAAAGATCCAAAAAAAACAACACTAATAGACAAAAGAATTCCGTGAAAAATCGTTGAGAGTTTTGACTCCGCTCCCGCATAAATATTGACAGAACTTCTAACAATCACCGAAGTAATTGGTAATCCACCAATCAAACCTGAAAGAGAATTCCCGATTCCTTGGGCAACCAGTTCTCTGTTTGGTGAGGCTAACCGTTTGTGCGGATCAATTCTTTCAACAGCATCTAAATTCAGTAAGGTTTCTAGAGTTGCAAAGGCAGAAATCGTAAATGCAAAATACCAAACCTTGGTATCAGTAATGGCGGAGAAATTAGGGAAGAAAAATACGGATTCCCAATTTTTAATGTTAGGAATAGATACTAAGTGTTTTTCTGAGAGATAAAATCCTGGAAAATAAATTTGAAATATTCCGTTCAGAAGAATTCCTGAAAGTATAACAAGGACAGGTGAAGGTAAAAATTGTAGAGGTTTCCATTTTATTTTTTCATAAGTAAAGATAAGAGCTAAAGAAGAAACTGCAATTGCAACTGCTCCCCATGAAAAAAAATTAATAACATTAAAAAGTTCCGAGAAAGTGTTTTCTCCATCTTTCTGGAAAAAAATAAAGTCTTCTTCTGGATCTACGTCAAATCCAACAGCATGAGGAATTTGTTTGAGAATGAGGATGATCCCAATAGAAGCTAGTAGACCTTGGATTACATTCGATGGAATATAATTTGCGATAAACCCACCCCGTAAAAAACCAATCGCGATTTGGATAAACCCGGCCAAAAATACAGAAAGAAGGAAAGTTTGATAATCTCCAAGACCTGCGATTGCAGCTAACACTAAAGTTACTAGTCCGGCAGCAGGACCACTGACACTTGTACTGGAATGACTTAAGATTCCTACAATCACTCCACCAATGACCCCTGATATGACTCCTGAAAGTATAGGTGCTCCACTTGCCAATGCCACTCCCAAACAAAGAGGAAGCGCAACTAAGAATACAACTAAACCTGAAGGGAGATCATTTTTGATTTTAGAAAACATAATGGTCTGGGAATATTAAAATTCCATGAATTAGGTGTCAACACCATTGGATTCCTTTCTATTTTTAATTTCTGATGCCTTTATTTTGAAATTAAATGACTAAATTTTATAACCAAACAGCAACATCATCCAAGTCTTCTTCGCTTATGACATGACGTATCTGGTCATCCGTGGTAAATGATATAGATTGAATTTGAATTGTATACCATAGGTTTGTATAAACATGAGGCCCTACATGGCATTTGAGAATTACATTAGGTTGGATTTTTTTTTCAATCGAACAAATTAATTCAGGGGTTTTCTTGTCGTCAGGAATTAAAATCTGTTTTTGTGCATCGAGGGCAAAAAATAAAATCTGAAACTTTGAAATGCTAATGTTCGTTAGGTTTTCTGTTTTGACAAACAGTTGTAATTCTTTCGAATTGATTTTATGCCGTGGACGAATGGTCACAAGGATCGGTAATCCTACTTCTCGAAGATATTCTTTCCTGTTTTCTGGAAAATTTTGACCGGGTTTGGAACAAACTGTGGTGAGATTCAGAAGAATCAAAAGAATTAGAAACTTGGTCCAGGAATGGTAAATTAGGCTGTTCCTTTTTTGTTCTCTATGCAAGATTTTGCAACTATCACCGGGTCGACGCCCAAACTCAACCCCTTTTCCACAGTTCGAATTCTACCTCTTTCTTATTGAGAAAGAAACTCAAATTCCCAAGTTTCCTTTGCTAAAGATTTATGAATTTACGGGAAGTGGAATCAGTCTGAAACTGGACGTAATAGAAAAATTTACACCTATAATCTATCAGGAGCTCTTCAATGACGTTGAGTCTAGACTTCTTTCGATCCTCAATTGGAAAGAAGATCATAATGGCCATTACCGGATTTATCTGGTTTGGATTCGTGATCGTTCATATGGTCGGAAACCTTCAAGTTTTCCAAGGACCAGAAAAATTAAACACCTATGCAAAGTTTCTCAAAGATTTAGGACCCCTATTGTGGGTAGCAAGGATTGGGCTGATCGTGGCTTTTTTTGGTCACGTGTGTACAGCGATCCTCTTAAAAATTGAAAATACAAAAGCAAGGCCTGTATCTTATGCAAAAGGTTCTACCATCCAAGCTTCGTTAGCTTCTCGTACGATGGCATATAGTGGACTACTCCTTCTTACGTTCCTTGTGTATCACCTTGCACATTTTACTTTAGGAATCACTAACCCAGAACATTACAGCTTTGAATACATACTTAAAAACGGTGATGTAGTTCATGATGTTTATGCGATGGTGATTCTTGGATTTCAAGATCCTATCATTTCAGGAACTTATATTGTTTTTATGGTTTTCCTAGCTCTACATTTTTCTCATGCTTTGGGATCTATGTTTCAGACTTTGGGATTCCTTGCACCAAAACACAACCCAACCATTCAGAAATTTTCCACAGGACTTGGCCTTATCGTCTTCCTTGGAAATTGTTCCATGCCGATCTCGATTTTACTCGGGTATGTCCGTTAAGGGTTTTTAGGAGAAGTTATGAAATTAGATGCAAAAATTCCATCGGGCCCATTGGAACAAAAATGGGACAAACACAAACAAGATATCAAACTTGTAAACCCAGCTAACAAACGTAAATACAAAGTCATCATTGTGGGAACGGGACTTGCGGGAGCTTCTGCTGCTGCAACACTTTCGGAACTTGGATACCAAGTTTCTGTTTTTTGTTTCCAAGACAGTCCAAGACGAGCCCACTCCATTGCTGCTCAAGGTGGGATCAATGCGGCAAAGAACTACCAAAACGACGGTGACTCCGTTTACAGATTGTTTTACGACACAGTCAAAGGTGGTGATTTCCGTGCTCGCGAAGCAAACGTATACCGTTTGGCTCATGAATCCACAAACATCATTGACCAGTGCGTGGCACAAGGGGTTCCTTTTGCTCGAGAGTATGGTGGAACGCTTTCCAACCGTTCATTCGGTGGAGCGCAAGTATCTAGAACTTTTTATGCTAAAGGTCAAACCGGCCAACAGTTGTTACTTGGTGCCTACTCAGCTCTAGAAAAACAAATCTCTCGTGGTGCTGTCAAAATGCATCCTAGAACAGAGATGTTGGAACTAGTTTTAGTGGATGGTCATGCCAAAGGAATCGTAGTTCGTGATCTAGTGACTGGAGAGATTTCTTCACATTCTGGTGATGCGGTCATTTTAGCATCTGGCGGGTACGGAAACGTATTTTACCTTTCTACCAACGCAAAAGGTTCGAACGTAACTGCCACTTACCGTGCTTACAAAAAAGGGGCAGGATTTGCAAACCCTTGTTATACGCAAATTCACCCTACTTGTATCCCACAAGCAGGTGATTACCAATCTAAACTTACTCTTATGTCTGAATCACTCCGTAACGATGGACGGGTTTGGGTACCTAAGAAAAAAGATGACCTTCGTGCACCTCATGAAATTCCAGAAGAGGAAAGAGATTATTACCTCGAAAGAAAATACCCATCTTACGGAAACTTAGCTCCTCGTGACATTTCCTCACGTTCTGCAAAAGAAGCTTGTGACAATGGTCTCGGCGTGGGTCCAAAAGTTGGTGACAAACGACTTGGTGTTTACTTAGATTTTTCTGATTCCATCAAACGTTTGGGTGAACCAGTAGTAGCTGACCGCTACGACAACCTCTTCCAAATGTATGAACGCATTACGGGAGAAAACCCATACAAAGTGCCAATGCGTATTTACCCTGCGGTTCACTACACTATGGGCGGGCTTTGGGTGGATTACAATTTAATGTCTAACATTCCTGGTCTTCACGTTCTCGGAGAAGCAAACTTCTCTGACCACGGTGCGAACCGACTCGGAGCATCTGCTCTCATGCAAGGTTTGGCGGATGGATACTTTGTGATTCCTTATACTATTGGTGATTATTTTGCCCGTGAAGGTCATAAAAATATTTCTACTGATAGACCAGAATTCAAAGAAGCAGAAGCACGTGTTCGCGAGATGACAAACAAATTGTTAGCCATCAACGGTAAAAAAACTCCAGACGATTTCCATAGAGCTCTTGGTAAAATCATGTGGGATCAGTGTGGTATGGCTCGTAACGAAAAAGGCCTAAAGGATGCACTCCAAAGAATTCCGGAACTTCGTGAAGAATTCTGGAAAAACGTAAAAGTTGCAGGTTCTGGTTCTGAACTCAACCAAGAGTTAGAAAAAGCCGGTCGCGTAGCCGACTACTTAGAGTTTGGTGAACTACTCTGTTTAGATGCTCTCAAACGAGAAGAATCTTGCGGTGGTCACTTCCGTGAGGAACACCAAACAGAAGATGGCGAGGCAAAACGTAATGACGATAAATTCTGTCACGTAACTGCTTGGGAATATAAAGGTGAAGGAAAAGCTCCAGAAGAACACCGTGAAAAACTCGAGTATGAAAACATCCACCTAGCCGTAAGGAGCTACAAATAATGGATACTATGAAGTTACACCTTAAAGTTTGGCGACAAAAAGATAAAAACGATAAAGGTCGTATGGTGAGTTATGAAGCAAACAACATCAGCGAACATATGTCTTTTCTTGAGATGTTGGATGTTGTAAACGATGGCCTAATCAAAAAAGGCGACGATCCTATCGCTTTTGACCATGACTGCCGTGAAGGGATTTGTGGGGCATGTTCTATGGTGATCAACGGGGTTCCGCATGGTCCAGAAAAAGGAACCACCACTTGCCAGTTGCATATGCGTAAGTTTAAAGATGGCGACACAGTTTACATTGAACCATGGAGAGCCAAAGCTTTTCCTGTGGCAAAAGATTTAATTGTGGATCGTTCCGCTTTTGATCGAATCATCCAAGCTGGTGGGTATGTTTCTATCAATACAGGTGGAGCTCCCGATGGAAATGCCCTACCCATTCCAAAGGTAGATGCTGACCTGGCGATGGATGCTGCAACTTGTATTGGATGCGGCGCTTGTGTGGCTGCATGTAAAAATGCCTCAGCGATGCTTTTTGTCTCTGCAAAAGTATCTCACTTAGCACTTCTACCTCAAGGTGCAGTCGAAAAGAAAGAACGTGTTCGCAAAATGGTAAGTGCAATGGACAAAGAAGGATTTGGAAATTGTACAAACCAATACGAATGTGAAGCAGCATGCCCGAAAGAAATTTCGGTAAACTTCATCACTAGACTTAACAGAGAGTATATTTCCTCTTAAGGCCAATCGGTTTTAGAGAGATTTATCTCTGTTATAAGACTTGCCACAAAGTGTTTAATTTTGTGGGCTTCTTAGCGAAAACCCGATTGGAAACAGTCGGGTTTTTTTATAGGGCTTTGTTTTTTTACTCTGGAAAACTTGTTTCGATTCTATTTTTTTTAGAATCAGATAGATACCGAAATTTTGCTTATTTGAGAATCCTTAAATGATGATTTGATCAAGTTCTTTCTGATTCAAA
Protein-coding regions in this window:
- a CDS encoding L,D-transpeptidase family protein, whose amino-acid sequence is MISFNPQNLLPKITNLLDISLKISRIFSLAICFFLLSSGFPLSLFGSQTIEGDKSDTKEAFHESEQIIFITAYAKETKGNLYFYSLEDGEWKPVLENIPVRLGKNGIIQGEVKREGDGHTPSGIFPVQRILGKEKRKIQSLEYIEISKNSHWTDVSTSKHYNQLIKHKEKGAVSLWDSGIYELFIVIEHNTSPPIPGYGSMIFLHPWNEDKPTSGCVGVPKDILDVLVSTLDGRKNPYIILRLLD
- a CDS encoding LBF_2127 family putative lipoprotein, with the translated sequence MRSKVLFLFLSFSFLSCQVDIRQIPPIKQDSELLISKYPNQLFIGKFDIITYDRILFVNRWKSVFIDHLKSTRLFSKVSAPNDTTKITSDDFILDVTIHPKYSDTYNYWWTWPAIYPLVGYWPIQIRETNYKVQIDYNLYKGTQIYASNTLVEEAELTVEIYGFYRTANIEKMIETSNLLVVEKCFKDIESKLQSSNR
- a CDS encoding flavin-containing monooxygenase — encoded protein: MTTSDLRNPSVVVIGAGMTGILLAIELEKAGITDVTILEKKNDLGGTWRENTYPGVACDIPAHMYTYSFEPNPEWSHRFAHGDEIQTYFKRVSDKYKVTPKIHFNEAVSEASYRNGKWTTKTNQGKTYVSDFLISATGILHHPARPNIPGLDSFQGKCFHTAEWNHSVDLKGKRIGIIGTGSTAAQVIPEMIKVGQKVSVFQRTPQWIVRVPDTDYTEKDKERWRKDRNILKRFHKWYTFAVEQTFSKAVIGKKIPHLLMSFLCKRNLKNSIKDPVLRAKLTPNYRVGCKRVIVNSTFYDAIQKPNADLVTDGIEKITEKGVVTKDGKLHELDVLILATGFHPFNFMRPMNLTGKDGISIETVWKKKVQAYRSLFIPHFPNFVLMLGPNTPIGNFSVIAMSEVQTKYVMKIIQDWRKKKFDEIETTEDALKQFAAYLKKGMGNTVWLGGCQSWYLDPDGDPAMWPYTWSRWEKEMKTPDYKDFVTKSFSL
- a CDS encoding ArsR/SmtB family transcription factor; the encoded protein is MNAFAVLADETRRDIVRLVAKNGELTATEISDNFQMSPPAISQHLKLLKETNILHMKKEAQKRIYSLNQEGMKEMEDWILEIKNLWVKRLDKLDRYVMKLKMERLNDKK
- a CDS encoding SRPBCC domain-containing protein, encoding MIKNNLETVVEENKVTYKKYFDVSVDLLFEVWSKPEHLMEWWGPDGFTLTIKSLDFSNGGIWEFIMHGPDGHDYQNKIQFINIHKPKSILYKHIGDGEGDEDVNFQSRIIFEAAGEGTNLIMEQIFSSKQELERVNEKYGAIEGGKQHIGNLAKYLEKIK
- a CDS encoding SRPBCC family protein → MKTNLSIKLILNLCTLILSGCHSLKVTDDSISKDSVDPNVFVINRTFKAKPKLVFEAWVNPNRFMRWLGPKGASMNFIKADVKEGGTSLWSMTTADGKTKFGTLHYKIINSSDLIVYIQNFSDKSGNLIKAPFSQSYPDKLLTTVRFYPDGSNRTKVVVRWEVFGIASDAERQTFQSLKQVMQIGWSDSFDKLDSILLEGK
- a CDS encoding DoxX family membrane protein; translated protein: MKIAYIIVRVLLGALFLFSSVVILFNLVQQPETTGDLKVFNDGIKASGYLMTLIKVTELVCAIAFLSGRFVPLASIVIAPIVVNILLVHLMIAPDGIPVGIFVVVANAFIAYVNRNAYKPLFVAVYK
- a CDS encoding SulP family inorganic anion transporter gives rise to the protein MFSKIKNDLPSGLVVFLVALPLCLGVALASGAPILSGVISGVIGGVIVGILSHSSTSVSGPAAGLVTLVLAAIAGLGDYQTFLLSVFLAGFIQIAIGFLRGGFIANYIPSNVIQGLLASIGIILILKQIPHAVGFDVDPEEDFIFFQKDGENTFSELFNVINFFSWGAVAIAVSSLALIFTYEKIKWKPLQFLPSPVLVILSGILLNGIFQIYFPGFYLSEKHLVSIPNIKNWESVFFFPNFSAITDTKVWYFAFTISAFATLETLLNLDAVERIDPHKRLASPNRELVAQGIGNSLSGLIGGLPITSVIVRSSVNIYAGAESKLSTIFHGILLSISVVFFGSFLNLIPLSSLAVILIVTGFKLTNLSLYKTIYKKGIYQFLPFIATIFAIIFTDLLTGVLIGLSISFIFILKNNYKNPFSVETETLNIGETIRIELPNQVSFLNKASIKDTLWALPENSKLIVDASNCNFIDHDILEVLEEFKTVVSIEKKIQLNLIGLKDSYELSDQVQFVNILDKEAQQKLTPDEILDFLKRGNERFVKGKWSEKYFKHQVNATAFGQNPIAVVLSCIDSRTSPEIIFDAGLGDIISIRIAGNIVNEEILGSLELSCDKIGTKLIVVLGHSNCGAVSSALYALREGNIASITNKIQKAIDESEKIIHPIQKENEHIFNHVVKANVKNSIQEILIKSPFLMGKVNSKEIKIVSGFYDTSSGEVQFFESIE